One stretch of Glandiceps talaboti chromosome 7, keGlaTala1.1, whole genome shotgun sequence DNA includes these proteins:
- the LOC144438123 gene encoding cytochrome P450 2U1-like gives MSVETSAEKLQELFSFLDLTTSLIFLGVFLTTFYLCRRPNNLPPGPFGWPLLGNLLSLSEHMYLDFDKMAAKYGSVFTLKFGPTTAIILHGYDAVYQAYVRQAEDFSDRPSIGIFEKLIRDPEHKDSGGERGSLFFERHGLAWKARRRFMLNAYRYFNVRSTLEAKVQEEIMYYLNTVKQKCGQPFCPETATMNAVTNITCSSIFGARFEYNDADFQEIVRVAVDIVREIGPTSIGNFLPFVCDIPFMYKKVKHMVTFLRTKMKGMISDHKKTLDRNSPRDIIDLYLIENQKEREKADNKPQVFCERYLWRAVLDLFEAGSETTSATLLWMFLYVAINKDSQRKVQNEIDDVIGRDRQPSWSDRDKLPYTIATINEVLRLANVPVYGTPHCASNDTTLFNYFIPKGTLVMASFWSVHHDEKYWKEPYTFRPERFLDDNGNVVNRDAFLPFSAGPRSCLGKQLAKMIIFLVFVNVLRKFNLELPVDDPSPNMMGVSTITRCPDTYRLSATMR, from the exons ATGTCGGTTGAAACGTCAGCTGAGAAATTGCaagaattgttttcatttcttgatCTAACAACATCTTTGATATTTCTGGGAGTATTTCTAACGACATTCTATTTGTGCCGTCGACCGAACAACCTCCCGCCGGGACCCTTTGGCTGGCCCCTGCTCGGAAACCTTTTGAGTCTCTCCGAACATATGTATTTGGACTTtgacaaaatggctgccaagtATGGCAGTGTGTTTACGTTAAAATTTGGCCCAACTACGGCCATTATTCTTCATGGTTACGACGCAGTTTACCAGGCTTACGTACGACAGGCAGAAGATTTCTCTGATCGTCCGAGTATCGGCATTTTTGAGAAACTGATCCGTGACCCAGAACACAAAGACTCTGGGGGAGAAAGAG GAAGTTTGTTTTTTGAACGACATGGACTGGCATGGAAAGCACGAAGGCGTTTTATGTTGAATGCTTACCGATATTTTAATGTTAGATCAACCCTTGAAGCTAAAGTACAGGaagaaataatgtattatttgaaTACTGTCAAACAAAAGTGTGGTCAGCCATTTTGTCCGGAAACTGCTACAATGAATGCAGTGACAAATATTACATGTTCGTCTATTTTCGGCGCACGATTCGAGTATAACGATGCTGATTTCCAGGAAATAGTGCGTGTCGCGGTAGACATTGTTCGTGAAATTGGACCAACTTCGATCGGAAACTTCTTGCCATTTGTGTGTGACATACCATTTATGTACAAGAAAGTCAAACATATGGTTACATTTTTGAGAACGAAGATGAAGGGAATGATATCAGATCACAAGAAAACATTGGACAGAAATTCACCTCGTGATATAATTGATCTATATCTCATAGAAAACCAGAAAGAACGCGAGAAAGCTGACAATAAGCCGCAAGTATTCTGCGAAAGATATCTGTGGCGGGCAGTTCTAGATCTGTTCGAAGCTGGCAGTGAAACCACGTCTGCAACTTTGCTCTGGATGTTCTTGTATGTAGCGATTAATAAAGACTCGCAGAGAAAG GTGCAAAATGAAATTGATGACGTGATTGGACGAGATCGGCAACCGTCTTGGAGCGACAGAGATAAACTTCCATACACGATAGCTACCATCAATGAAGTATTACGACTTGCAAATGTACCTGTGTATGGCACACCACACTGTGCTTCAAATGATACAACTCTGTTCAACTATTTCATACCAAAGGGAACATTAGTTATGGCGAGTTTCTGGTCGGTCCATCATGATGAAAAGTACTGGAAAGAGCCGTATACTTTTAGGCCAGAACGATTCCTTGATGATAATGGAAATGTTGTCAATCGAGATGCCTTCCTACCATTTTCGGCAG GTCCAAGGTCATGTCTTGGCAAGCAGTTAGCCAAAATGATTATATTCTTGGTGTTTGTGAACGTACTGCGGAAATTCAATCTGGAACTCCCTGTAGACGATCCATCACCAAATATGATGGGAGTGTCAACCATTACGCGCTGTCCTGACACTTACAGGCTTAGCGCCACCATGCGGTGA
- the LOC144437867 gene encoding uncharacterized protein LOC144437867 yields the protein MIRQLAVLVLVIITVSANIPDDQCETLISRGIAFACEQNTSPKCVLQKFVCDGVFDCANGYDESQTVKPSHCSLDKQKANCQSDFIGKGLDYHECGDGMCVGIETCRNGKKDCFDESDEDVNCPNKN from the exons ATGATTCGTCAACTCGCTGTACTTGTTTTGGTTATCATCACTGTGTCTGCAAATATAC CTGATGACCAATGCGAGACATTAATAAGCAGAGGTATAGCCTTCGCCTGCGAGCAAAACACTTCCCCTAAGTGTGTGCTTCAAAAATTTGTTTGCGATGGGGTTTTTGACTGTGCTAATGGATACGACGAATCCCAGACAGTAAAACCGAGTCATTGCAGTCTTGATAAACAGAAGG CAAACTGTCAGAGCGACTTCATAGGCAAAGGTCTTGACTACCACGAATGTGGAGATGGGATGTGCGTTGGCATAGAAACGTGTCGCAATGGAAAGAAGGACTGTTTTGATGAAAGCGATGAAGATGTAAATTGCCCAAACAAGAATTAA